A region from the Tachyglossus aculeatus isolate mTacAcu1 chromosome 5, mTacAcu1.pri, whole genome shotgun sequence genome encodes:
- the INSYN1 gene encoding inhibitory synaptic factor 1 isoform X2, with protein sequence MTSDILSDSWEFCSFLDVSTPSDSGDGSEQPGGRQPDYRLMNGGVLIPNGPRGETPDSSSEEAFSSAPAPSKGQPQRTPGTRERVRFSDKVLYHALCCDDDEEDEQGEENGEEEGGSDGGGGGGAPPEAPQTETEAALKPAPPPPTCKPRRSPLSGRHLHLAPTLTVGGQTRKVTRNSSTQTVSDKSTQTALPYISAKQKIKGKN encoded by the coding sequence ATGACCTCCGACATCCTCTCTGACAGCTGGGAGTTTTGTTCCTTCCTGGATGTCTCCACTCCCTCAGACTCGGGTGACGGATCTGAGCAGCCTGGGGGCCGGCAGCCTGATTACAGGCTCATGAATGGTGGAGTGCTGATCCCCAATGGGCCTCGTGGGGAGACCCCAGACTCCTCCAGTGAGGAGGCCTTTAGttctgccccagcccccagcaAGGGGCAGCCCCAGCGAACCCCAGGGACCCGGGAGCGGGTGCGCTTCAGTGACAAAGTCCTCTACCATGCCTtgtgctgtgatgatgatgaggaggacgagcagggggaggagaatggggaggaggaagggggcagtgatggcggagggggtgggggggcaccgcCAGAGGCCCCCCAGACAGAGACCGAGGCGGCCCTTAAacctgccccaccccctcccacctgcaAACCCCGGAGATCCCCCCTCAGCGGCCGGCACTTGCACCTGGCCCCCACGCTCACGGTGGGGGGGCAGACCCGGAAGGTCACCAGGAACAGTAGCACACAGACCGTGTCGGATAAAAGCACGCAGACTGCCCTGCCCTACATCTCTGCCAAGCAGAAAATCAAAGGCAAAAACTGA